From one Streptomyces sp. CA-210063 genomic stretch:
- a CDS encoding HNH endonuclease, whose protein sequence is MYDISTGEVGRRSEGSAGNAGADSVQWVLQPRGGARMRGPQHFDHSVRRGIRLSEYEHVLGAHAEELSRIFPDGVARLWGSTPTQQTGNAKAVALRDRRVGDEVLFYAENTFVAQARILGLFRNRDLAAAVWGVDEETQSTWEHVMALGDVVEFEVSAKPILTALAMTPPLRSLTLVRAAERRRHLGLLDELLGGRVPAAVGRPAGGEGLVPPTAGMGRRDLLSALGTLDVDVPAERRTRHGSLTLLWAIGRLLSGQDRLASSDVYQRNLEPILQEFGSPGVAMSLEYPFQHLRGSGLWEVQGAEPGNSDPVSIPASVESGARAGLRREAARLLRQPLARAEAIGLLCATYLEDVDQEDLLERVGLGGYAHASGGDDGDDDRHGRGRSARRGGRRQVTTSRPDRDQRLVDRIKLIHRHQCQVCGLRLETRFSHYSEAAHIKGLGNPHNGPDEISNLLCLCPNHHVQFDTLAIFIDEDWNVRRSKDGSPVSTLRRHPEHHIEEQYVAYHRGLCGGSRYSAVRS, encoded by the coding sequence ATGTACGACATCAGCACAGGGGAAGTCGGTCGGCGCAGTGAGGGCTCGGCCGGGAACGCAGGGGCCGACTCGGTCCAATGGGTTCTGCAGCCCCGAGGCGGCGCCCGGATGCGCGGGCCACAACACTTCGACCACTCGGTACGCAGAGGCATCCGGCTCTCGGAGTACGAACACGTACTTGGAGCCCACGCGGAGGAACTGAGCCGCATCTTTCCCGACGGAGTGGCCCGACTGTGGGGCTCGACGCCCACGCAGCAGACAGGGAACGCCAAGGCCGTTGCACTGCGCGACCGGAGGGTCGGCGACGAAGTCCTGTTCTACGCAGAGAACACCTTCGTCGCCCAGGCCCGGATCCTGGGACTCTTCCGTAACCGCGACTTGGCAGCGGCGGTCTGGGGAGTCGACGAAGAGACGCAGAGCACTTGGGAGCATGTCATGGCTCTGGGTGATGTCGTCGAGTTCGAGGTGTCGGCGAAGCCCATCCTGACCGCTCTGGCGATGACACCTCCGCTGCGCAGCCTTACCCTCGTGAGGGCCGCGGAGCGCCGCCGCCACCTGGGCCTGTTGGACGAGCTGCTGGGCGGACGGGTACCCGCCGCGGTGGGGCGGCCCGCCGGCGGCGAAGGACTCGTCCCTCCCACGGCGGGGATGGGGCGAAGAGATCTCCTGAGCGCACTGGGAACCCTTGACGTCGATGTGCCGGCGGAACGACGTACCCGCCATGGATCTCTCACGCTGTTGTGGGCGATCGGTCGCCTGTTGTCAGGGCAGGATCGGCTGGCGTCTTCGGATGTCTATCAACGCAATCTTGAGCCCATCTTGCAGGAGTTCGGCTCCCCAGGCGTCGCGATGTCACTCGAGTATCCGTTCCAGCACCTGCGCGGCAGCGGGCTGTGGGAAGTCCAGGGCGCGGAACCTGGGAACTCGGACCCGGTGTCGATCCCGGCCTCCGTCGAATCGGGAGCCCGAGCCGGACTCCGGCGGGAGGCAGCGCGGCTTCTGCGGCAGCCGCTCGCGCGCGCAGAGGCGATTGGTCTGCTGTGTGCCACCTACCTCGAGGACGTCGACCAGGAAGACCTCCTGGAGCGAGTCGGCCTGGGCGGGTACGCGCATGCCAGCGGAGGGGACGACGGAGACGATGACCGCCATGGCCGGGGGCGGTCCGCTCGGCGCGGGGGCCGCCGCCAGGTCACCACGTCGCGCCCCGACAGGGATCAGCGGCTGGTGGACAGGATCAAACTGATCCACCGGCATCAGTGCCAGGTATGTGGGCTTCGACTGGAGACACGTTTCAGCCACTACAGCGAGGCGGCACACATCAAAGGGCTCGGAAATCCGCACAACGGGCCGGACGAGATATCCAACTTGCTGTGCCTGTGCCCCAACCACCACGTTCAGTTCGACACGTTGGCCATCTTCATCGATGAGGACTGGAACGTGCGGCGGAGCAAGGACGGGTCACCCGTCAGCACGCTGAGACGCCACCCGGAGCACCACATCGAGGAGCAGTACGTCGCGTACCACCGAGGACTGTGCGGAGGGAGCCGCTACAGCGCCGTCCGCAGCTGA
- a CDS encoding beta family protein: MVEPIYVPVLPMTRAAVTAYAHIDRHLRRRIAPLWTVVPRTGPERPRGRPVVPDPEPDEAELERWLTPRIDGLIDVMDGLGGWLDATHVERLVDGSAQSLWRLATRSSLRLVTGPERAPEHQRYAADLAFLSGLGLGIRVQLDEQPDDGQQAQLAQLIDRLCLPPSRLDLLLDVGPITDAVESGKRALAGLDLFGSLVAWRRVVLTAGAFPRAMQDLDVQPTRAAELYERQLHRSLREARPEFPRTVVYGDYSVEHACRANIPAVRQPGPGWGLLRYSTPDGFLIARAPTRGPDHVERARAMARWIVESDGFRGLGGTGVSEAERWLHACAYGSGPRNAGSAEKWIQIGHIQHLSFVAHCLA; the protein is encoded by the coding sequence GTGGTCGAGCCGATCTATGTACCGGTACTGCCGATGACGCGAGCGGCCGTCACGGCCTACGCGCACATCGACCGCCATCTGAGGCGACGGATCGCACCTCTTTGGACGGTCGTTCCGCGCACCGGGCCCGAGCGCCCACGAGGACGACCCGTGGTGCCCGACCCGGAGCCGGACGAGGCGGAACTGGAGCGCTGGCTCACTCCGCGCATCGACGGTCTCATCGATGTCATGGATGGTCTGGGCGGCTGGCTGGACGCGACCCATGTCGAACGCCTCGTCGACGGTTCCGCACAGAGCCTGTGGCGGCTGGCGACCAGAAGCAGTCTTCGGCTCGTCACCGGCCCGGAACGAGCGCCGGAACACCAGCGATACGCCGCCGACCTTGCCTTCCTGAGTGGTCTGGGCCTCGGTATACGGGTCCAGCTCGATGAACAGCCTGACGATGGCCAGCAAGCGCAACTCGCGCAGTTGATCGACCGGCTGTGCCTGCCTCCCTCACGACTTGATCTCCTCCTCGACGTGGGTCCGATCACGGACGCGGTCGAATCCGGCAAGAGAGCCCTCGCGGGACTCGACCTCTTCGGCTCCCTCGTCGCATGGCGCCGGGTCGTCCTTACCGCTGGCGCGTTTCCTCGCGCCATGCAAGATCTCGACGTGCAGCCCACTCGTGCTGCCGAGCTATACGAGCGGCAACTCCACCGCTCGCTGCGAGAGGCCCGCCCCGAGTTCCCGAGAACCGTCGTCTACGGGGACTATTCGGTGGAGCACGCCTGCAGAGCGAACATCCCAGCCGTCAGACAGCCGGGCCCGGGATGGGGCCTGCTGCGCTATTCGACGCCCGACGGCTTTCTCATCGCCAGGGCGCCCACGAGAGGACCGGACCACGTCGAGCGGGCTCGCGCCATGGCCCGCTGGATCGTGGAGTCTGACGGCTTCCGTGGCCTCGGCGGCACCGGTGTCAGTGAGGCGGAGCGCTGGCTGCACGCATGCGCGTACGGCAGCGGGCCGCGCAATGCGGGCAGCGCTGAGAAATGGATTCAGATCGGGCATATCCAGCATCTGAGTTTTGTCGCGCATTGCTTGGCCTGA
- a CDS encoding DUF2075 domain-containing protein, whose amino-acid sequence MSAHDLVKESVAGTLGEKLSWRFRVAHGYETSESEQRSWRNSLPVLADTLVDAGLGDVEVLAEYPVPLSSYRVDALLCGVHPATGEPSYVAVELKQWSEASSIADTEDLVLIESMRDNVARLHPVAQVRRYCDHIADFTEALHGHEHRISGAAYLHNATDDGVHQLFALHSDAHGRLFTGSSRAKFQMYLAERLAPMSGAEAADALRPEAVSPSKRLMAVAAEEIAERGHFNLLNEQQIAYSLVMRAVKKARQSEVKEVIVVIGGPGSGKSVIALELLGALYRNGLSALHATGSKSFTTTLQEVAGGDDARVRNLFRYFNDFTKAPKNGIDVLICDEAHRIREPSRRPANHIRGYRRQVETLLDAARVPVFLLDQEQVVRPGERCDVAVIDEAAKAMNLPVRHVRLDAQFRCGGSRAYEEWVLRLLGLRPGGPMRWGGDDRFMVQVVETPQELEAVLRSRQEGGEQARMTAGFCWPWSDPVLGTGRKFIELVDDVDLAEWGWARPWNVKGDRPVGGFPSKNLWATDPAGSSQVGCIYTAQGFEYDWNGVILGPDLVWRDGTWIANRNASKDSAVAGASPKDFAYLIRNTYKVLLTRGMRGTVLFSTDRETREMLRTLVTGR is encoded by the coding sequence ATGTCCGCCCATGACCTCGTCAAGGAATCCGTCGCCGGCACACTCGGGGAGAAGTTGTCCTGGCGATTCCGAGTTGCGCACGGATACGAGACAAGCGAGAGCGAGCAGCGATCCTGGCGGAACAGTCTTCCCGTTCTCGCCGACACGCTCGTGGACGCCGGGCTCGGAGACGTCGAGGTCCTGGCCGAATACCCGGTCCCGCTGTCCAGTTACCGGGTGGACGCCCTCCTCTGCGGCGTCCACCCCGCGACCGGGGAACCGTCGTATGTGGCAGTCGAACTCAAGCAGTGGTCCGAAGCCAGTTCCATCGCCGACACTGAAGACCTCGTGTTGATCGAGAGCATGCGTGACAACGTGGCCCGTCTGCACCCCGTCGCACAGGTCCGCCGCTACTGCGACCACATCGCCGACTTCACCGAGGCGCTGCACGGCCACGAGCACCGGATCAGCGGCGCCGCCTATCTGCACAACGCCACGGACGACGGCGTCCACCAACTCTTCGCCCTCCACTCCGACGCACACGGGCGACTCTTCACGGGCTCCAGCCGAGCGAAGTTCCAGATGTACCTCGCCGAGCGGCTCGCGCCCATGTCCGGGGCGGAGGCGGCCGATGCCCTGCGTCCGGAAGCCGTCTCCCCGAGCAAGCGGCTCATGGCCGTCGCCGCCGAGGAGATCGCGGAGCGTGGCCACTTCAACCTGCTCAACGAGCAGCAGATCGCCTACTCCCTCGTCATGCGGGCGGTGAAGAAGGCCAGGCAGTCCGAGGTCAAGGAAGTCATCGTCGTCATTGGCGGGCCCGGATCCGGAAAGAGTGTCATCGCCCTCGAACTACTGGGAGCGCTGTACCGGAACGGCCTCTCCGCCCTGCACGCCACCGGATCCAAGTCCTTCACCACGACGCTGCAGGAGGTCGCGGGAGGAGACGACGCCCGAGTCCGTAACCTGTTCCGCTACTTCAATGACTTCACCAAGGCACCGAAGAACGGCATCGACGTACTGATCTGCGACGAAGCGCACCGCATACGGGAGCCCTCCCGGCGCCCCGCGAACCACATACGCGGATACCGCCGTCAGGTCGAAACCCTCCTCGATGCCGCCCGCGTACCGGTCTTCCTCCTTGACCAGGAGCAGGTCGTACGCCCGGGGGAGAGATGCGATGTCGCGGTGATCGACGAGGCCGCCAAAGCCATGAACCTGCCCGTTCGTCACGTGCGTCTCGACGCCCAGTTCCGTTGTGGCGGGAGCCGAGCCTACGAGGAGTGGGTGCTGCGCCTTCTGGGGTTGCGGCCCGGTGGGCCCATGCGGTGGGGAGGAGATGACCGGTTCATGGTCCAGGTGGTGGAAACGCCGCAGGAACTCGAAGCCGTTCTTCGCTCTCGCCAAGAGGGTGGCGAGCAGGCTCGTATGACCGCCGGCTTCTGCTGGCCCTGGAGCGACCCCGTGCTGGGTACCGGCCGGAAATTCATCGAACTCGTCGACGACGTCGATCTCGCTGAATGGGGCTGGGCGCGCCCATGGAACGTCAAGGGCGATCGTCCCGTCGGCGGCTTCCCGTCCAAGAACCTGTGGGCCACCGACCCGGCCGGGTCCTCCCAAGTCGGATGCATCTACACGGCCCAGGGCTTCGAGTACGACTGGAACGGTGTGATCCTCGGACCCGACCTGGTGTGGCGCGACGGCACCTGGATCGCCAACAGGAACGCCAGCAAGGACAGTGCGGTTGCCGGCGCTTCGCCAAAGGACTTTGCTTACCTCATACGCAACACCTACAAAGTCCTGCTCACCCGAGGGATGCGGGGCACTGTGCTCTTCTCGACAGACAGAGAGACACGCGAGATGCTCCGCACGCTCGTGACGGGGCGCTGA
- a CDS encoding LuxR C-terminal-related transcriptional regulator, with translation MASTEHPYLVLMDRGSLSNTEISDRLHLCPETVKTTHRSVTAKLTAHDHAQLARYIEPAEATRRLTASRAQTRQRPVTSVRSISRVSLSVEKSTVPRIPRVSRTL, from the coding sequence ATGGCGAGCACCGAACACCCGTACCTGGTTCTTATGGATCGCGGGAGCCTGTCCAACACCGAGATCTCCGACCGCCTCCACCTCTGCCCCGAAACAGTGAAAACAACACATCGGTCGGTTACTGCCAAACTCACTGCGCACGACCACGCCCAACTCGCTCGTTACATCGAGCCTGCCGAAGCCACTCGGCGCCTCACCGCTTCGCGTGCGCAGACTCGTCAGCGCCCCGTCACGAGCGTGCGGAGCATCTCGCGTGTCTCTCTGTCTGTCGAGAAGAGCACAGTGCCCCGCATCCCTCGGGTGAGCAGGACTTTGTAG
- a CDS encoding maleylpyruvate isomerase N-terminal domain-containing protein — MDLFSHSWAALRTAVANLADKDFEQPSGCAGWLVRDLVCHLIIDAQDVLITLVTPADTPPTVDATTYWHVTNKPPTGEDPLAALTVRLAAAYEDPSLLKFHLDDVGSAAGRAAELADPEARVSTQDQVLTIADYLTAYVLEWTLHHLDLTAHLPAAPGPPPEGLAHSRAALEQIADTAFPASFSDKDALLIGTGRRAATGAERAELGALAMELPLALG; from the coding sequence GTGGATCTCTTCTCACACTCATGGGCGGCGTTGCGCACGGCGGTCGCCAACCTCGCGGACAAGGACTTCGAACAGCCGTCGGGCTGCGCCGGCTGGCTCGTACGAGACTTGGTGTGCCACCTGATCATCGACGCGCAGGACGTCCTGATCACTTTGGTCACCCCCGCCGACACACCCCCGACGGTCGACGCGACGACGTATTGGCACGTCACGAACAAACCCCCGACCGGCGAGGACCCCCTGGCCGCCCTGACCGTCCGCCTGGCCGCCGCGTACGAGGACCCGAGCCTATTGAAGTTCCACCTGGACGACGTAGGCTCCGCCGCCGGCCGCGCCGCCGAACTGGCCGACCCGGAGGCCCGGGTGAGCACCCAGGACCAGGTCCTCACCATCGCCGACTACCTCACCGCGTACGTCCTGGAGTGGACCCTGCACCACCTGGACCTGACGGCCCACCTTCCGGCCGCCCCGGGACCGCCGCCGGAGGGCCTTGCCCACTCCCGCGCGGCCCTGGAACAGATCGCTGACACGGCGTTCCCCGCGTCGTTCAGCGACAAGGACGCCTTGCTGATCGGCACGGGCCGCCGCGCGGCGACGGGCGCGGAGCGTGCTGAACTCGGCGCCCTGGCAATGGAGTTGCCGCTCGCCCTCGGCTGA
- a CDS encoding LLM class F420-dependent oxidoreductase — translation MAKANEETSVGRYGIWSGGLRAEDPARRGELAEVAAELEELGYGAIWLGGNTSVHHAVPLVEATSHITVATGIQSIWQHEAAETAVHFAELEAAHPGRFLLGLGVSHAKLAEQYRRPYAAMVDYLDALDAAGLPADRRVLAALGPRMLRLSRDRAAGSHPYLVTPEHTAEARETLGDGPLLAPELKVVLETDPDRARTLARAHLAFYLTLPNYTNTFLRLGFTESDLADGGSDRLIDGVYAWGDEDRIRARVEEFHAAGADHVALQVVDGQEGDVLPREAWGRLAGVLGIAG, via the coding sequence ATGGCCAAAGCGAACGAAGAGACCAGCGTGGGACGGTACGGCATCTGGAGCGGCGGCCTGCGGGCCGAGGACCCGGCTCGGCGCGGCGAACTCGCCGAGGTGGCAGCCGAGTTGGAGGAACTCGGCTATGGCGCGATCTGGCTCGGCGGCAACACGTCGGTCCATCACGCCGTCCCCTTGGTCGAGGCGACCTCACACATCACCGTCGCCACCGGCATCCAGAGCATCTGGCAGCACGAGGCCGCCGAAACGGCCGTACACTTCGCCGAACTGGAGGCCGCCCACCCCGGCCGCTTCCTGCTCGGCCTCGGCGTGAGCCACGCGAAGCTCGCGGAGCAGTACCGGCGCCCGTACGCCGCGATGGTCGACTACCTCGACGCCCTGGACGCGGCCGGACTCCCCGCCGACCGCCGGGTCCTGGCCGCGCTCGGCCCCCGGATGCTCCGCCTGTCCCGCGACCGCGCCGCCGGCTCACACCCGTATCTGGTGACCCCCGAGCACACGGCCGAGGCCCGCGAGACCCTGGGCGACGGCCCCCTGCTGGCACCGGAACTGAAGGTGGTACTGGAGACCGACCCGGACCGCGCCCGGACCCTCGCCCGCGCCCACCTCGCCTTCTACCTGACCCTGCCGAACTACACGAACACCTTCCTCCGCCTGGGGTTCACGGAGTCCGACCTCGCGGACGGGGGGAGCGATCGACTGATCGACGGGGTGTACGCGTGGGGTGACGAGGACCGGATCCGGGCACGTGTGGAGGAGTTCCATGCGGCGGGGGCTGATCATGTGGCGTTGCAGGTGGTCGATGGGCAGGAGGGGGATGTGCTGCCGCGGGAGGCGTGGGGGCGGTTGGCGGGGGTGCTGGGGATAGCCGGCTGA